In the Chroococcidiopsis sp. SAG 2025 genome, one interval contains:
- a CDS encoding UPF0175 family protein, with product MSITIPDEMLATTRMSEAEMKQEIAVTLFQKEKLTLAQASRFAGMNRIAFQHLLASRQIPVHYDVEDFEQDIKNLREMGRL from the coding sequence ATGAGTATTACTATACCTGACGAGATGCTAGCTACGACTCGCATGAGCGAAGCCGAAATGAAACAGGAAATTGCAGTTACGCTATTCCAAAAGGAGAAACTAACCCTAGCCCAAGCGAGTCGGTTTGCGGGAATGAATCGAATTGCTTTTCAGCATTTACTGGCGAGTCGCCAGATTCCAGTCCATTACGATGTGGAAGATTTTGAGCAAGATATTAAGAATTTACGGGAGATGGGTAGATTGTGA
- the recQ gene encoding DNA helicase RecQ: MPRFQSLEAALKHYFGYDSFRPGQKQIVEQALQNRDQLIVMPTGGGKSLCFQLPALLQPGLTVVVSPLIALMQDQVEALRDNGIGATFLNSSLNLHQVRSREQAILSGKTKLLYVAPERLLNEKFLPFLDLIREKIGIAAFAIDEAHCVSEWGHDFRPEYRQLKQLRQRYPGVPTLALTATATDRVRQDIIQQLELSQPSIHIASFNRPNLYYEVQPKQKQSYSQLIQIIRQSEGSGIVYCLSRRKVDEIAFKLQQDKIAALPYHAGLSDTERAENQTRFIRDDVRVMVATIAFGMGINKPDVRFVIHHDLPRNIEGYYQESGRAGRDGETARCTLFLGYGDIKTIEYLIDQKTDVQEQRIARQQLRQVIDFAEGTDCRRTIVLGYFGERFAGQCSGCDNCIAPKPVADWTIEAMKFLSCVARCKEKFGMNHIIDILRGSKNQKVLQYGHNKLSTYGIGKDKTVEEWRLLGRSLLHQGLLDQTTDGYSVLKLNAASWEVMRRQRTVSIAIDNTPNLSAQPLDARSAEVEMLFQKLRSLRKEIADEQSVPPYVIFADSTLKLMALQQPQTLTEFAKLSGVTSHKIAQYGKKFLIEIQAYTQTQNSHPTGTEQYTLQLYQQGLSVAEIAQKRDVRPTTIIRHLSDLVEKNQNVDLDRLVDRDRQVKICQALEKLGDISLTPIREYLGEDYSYDEIRLVRGRWRHEKN, translated from the coding sequence ATGCCTCGGTTTCAATCCCTGGAAGCAGCACTCAAACACTACTTCGGCTACGATAGCTTCCGCCCTGGACAAAAACAAATCGTCGAACAAGCGCTGCAAAATCGGGATCAACTGATTGTCATGCCTACAGGCGGTGGAAAGTCTCTCTGCTTTCAACTTCCAGCTCTGTTACAGCCAGGTTTAACCGTGGTCGTATCCCCCCTTATCGCCCTCATGCAAGACCAGGTGGAGGCGCTGCGAGATAACGGAATTGGGGCAACATTTCTCAATAGCAGCCTTAATTTACATCAAGTGCGATCGCGGGAACAAGCGATTCTCAGTGGTAAAACTAAACTCCTCTATGTCGCCCCAGAACGGCTGTTAAACGAAAAATTTCTGCCTTTTCTCGACTTAATCCGCGAGAAAATCGGGATTGCAGCTTTTGCAATTGATGAAGCTCACTGCGTCTCGGAATGGGGACACGACTTTCGCCCCGAATATCGCCAGTTAAAACAGTTGCGTCAGCGTTACCCTGGTGTACCAACCCTCGCCCTCACCGCTACAGCCACAGATCGCGTCCGTCAAGATATTATTCAACAGTTAGAATTATCACAACCTAGCATTCATATTGCGAGTTTCAACCGCCCTAATCTTTACTACGAAGTTCAACCAAAACAAAAGCAAAGTTACAGCCAACTTATACAAATTATTCGCCAATCGGAAGGATCGGGAATTGTTTATTGTCTCAGTCGCCGAAAAGTCGATGAGATTGCCTTTAAATTACAACAAGACAAGATTGCTGCTTTACCTTACCATGCAGGTTTAAGCGATACAGAAAGAGCGGAAAATCAAACCCGTTTTATTCGCGATGATGTCAGAGTTATGGTAGCAACGATCGCCTTTGGGATGGGAATTAATAAACCAGACGTGCGATTCGTTATCCATCATGATTTACCTCGAAATATTGAAGGTTACTATCAAGAATCGGGACGGGCAGGAAGAGATGGTGAAACAGCCCGTTGTACTCTATTTCTAGGTTACGGCGATATTAAAACAATTGAATATTTAATCGACCAAAAAACTGACGTACAAGAACAAAGAATTGCCCGTCAACAATTACGTCAGGTCATTGATTTTGCCGAAGGAACAGATTGTCGGCGCACAATTGTCTTAGGCTATTTTGGTGAGAGATTTGCCGGACAATGTAGCGGTTGCGATAACTGTATTGCACCCAAACCAGTTGCAGACTGGACAATCGAGGCGATGAAATTTCTTTCTTGCGTGGCACGTTGCAAAGAAAAATTTGGCATGAATCACATTATTGATATCTTGCGCGGTTCTAAAAATCAAAAAGTTTTGCAATACGGTCATAACAAACTTTCAACTTACGGAATTGGCAAAGATAAAACTGTAGAAGAGTGGCGATTGTTAGGGCGATCGCTACTACACCAAGGTTTACTAGATCAAACAACTGATGGTTATTCTGTTTTAAAACTTAATGCTGCAAGTTGGGAAGTGATGCGGCGACAGCGGACAGTTTCAATTGCAATTGATAATACACCAAATCTTTCGGCTCAACCTTTAGATGCGCGAAGTGCTGAAGTCGAAATGCTATTTCAAAAACTGCGATCGCTGCGTAAAGAAATTGCTGACGAACAATCAGTTCCACCCTATGTCATTTTTGCCGATTCTACGCTGAAATTGATGGCATTGCAGCAACCACAAACTTTAACTGAATTTGCTAAACTTTCGGGTGTAACCTCACACAAAATAGCTCAGTATGGCAAAAAGTTCTTAATAGAAATTCAGGCTTATACTCAAACTCAGAATTCCCATCCAACTGGAACAGAACAATATACTTTACAGTTATATCAACAAGGATTGAGTGTAGCAGAAATTGCCCAAAAGCGAGATGTACGCCCGACAACAATTATCCGTCACTTATCAGATTTAGTGGAAAAAAACCAGAATGTGGATTTAGATCGGTTAGTCGATCGCGATCGCCAGGTTAAAATTTGTCAAGCTTTAGAAAAACTTGGCGATATTTCCCTTACCCCAATTCGAGAATATTTAGGCGAGGATTATTCCTACGATGAAATCCGCTTGGTGAGGGGACGCTGGCGACACGAAAAAAATTGA
- a CDS encoding RNA recognition motif domain-containing protein — MSIYVGNLSYEVTPEDLSAAFAQYGSVKRVQLPTDRETGRVRGFAFVEMDTDAEETTAIDALDGAEWMGRNMKVNKAKPREDRGSSDGRRGNSNGGYSRRY, encoded by the coding sequence ATGTCAATTTATGTAGGTAACTTATCATATGAGGTAACGCCAGAAGACCTCAGCGCCGCTTTTGCACAGTATGGATCTGTAAAAAGAGTTCAATTACCAACCGACCGCGAAACAGGTCGAGTGCGTGGTTTTGCATTCGTAGAAATGGATACAGATGCCGAAGAAACCACTGCTATTGATGCCCTCGATGGCGCTGAGTGGATGGGGCGGAATATGAAGGTTAATAAAGCAAAGCCTAGAGAAGACAGAGGCTCGTCTGATGGTAGACGTGGAAACAGTAACGGCGGATACTCTCGTCGTTACTAA
- a CDS encoding glutamyl-tRNA reductase, with amino-acid sequence MNIAVIGLSHKTAPVEVREKLSIPESQLEGAIALLCSYPHITEAAILSTCNRLEIYIVTPETEQGIREVTQFLGEHSKLPVRDLRQHLFILLHQDAVMHLMRVSAGLDSLVLGEGQILAQVKQTHSLGQQYNGIKLILNKLFKQAITAGKRVRSETSIGTGAVSISSAAVELAQMKVANLAACRVAIVGAGKMSELLVKHLVAKGASQICILNRSLKRSQALANQFQHADLKLCLLSEMMPVVATSDLVFTSTSATEPLIDRAKLEIALEPNRPLMLFDISVPRNVHEDVNNLDNVQAFNVDDLKAVVAQNQESRRRMAMEAEKLLDEEVETFDVWWRSLETVSTISCLRHKVETIREQELEKALSRLGSEFAEKHQEVIEALTRGIVNKILHDPMVQLRSQQDIEARRRCMQTLQVLFNLDAEEQFG; translated from the coding sequence ATGAACATTGCGGTTATCGGGTTAAGTCACAAAACAGCCCCAGTAGAAGTTAGGGAAAAGCTGAGTATTCCAGAATCGCAGTTGGAAGGCGCGATCGCTCTTTTGTGTAGCTATCCGCATATTACCGAAGCAGCAATACTTAGCACTTGTAACCGTTTGGAGATTTATATCGTTACTCCAGAAACGGAACAAGGGATTCGAGAAGTAACCCAGTTTTTGGGCGAACATAGCAAATTACCAGTCCGCGATTTAAGACAACATTTATTTATTTTGCTCCACCAAGATGCAGTCATGCACTTGATGCGAGTCTCGGCTGGTTTGGATAGCTTGGTGTTAGGAGAAGGGCAAATCTTAGCTCAGGTAAAACAAACCCATAGTTTAGGACAACAATATAACGGTATCAAACTCATTCTGAATAAGCTGTTTAAACAAGCAATTACGGCTGGCAAACGGGTACGTTCTGAAACTAGTATCGGTACTGGTGCGGTTTCGATTAGTTCTGCGGCAGTAGAATTAGCCCAAATGAAAGTTGCTAATTTGGCAGCTTGCCGAGTGGCGATCGTTGGGGCAGGTAAAATGTCGGAGTTACTCGTTAAACATTTGGTGGCAAAAGGTGCGAGTCAAATTTGTATTTTGAATCGTTCTTTAAAGCGATCGCAAGCTTTAGCTAATCAGTTTCAACATGCAGATTTAAAACTTTGTTTACTGTCAGAAATGATGCCAGTGGTGGCAACATCAGATTTGGTATTTACTAGTACCTCGGCTACAGAACCGCTGATCGATCGCGCTAAACTGGAAATTGCTCTAGAGCCAAATCGTCCGTTGATGCTATTTGATATCTCCGTACCGCGTAACGTACATGAAGATGTCAACAATTTAGACAACGTACAAGCGTTTAACGTAGACGATTTAAAGGCTGTGGTGGCTCAAAACCAAGAAAGCCGTCGCAGAATGGCAATGGAAGCTGAAAAGCTGCTGGATGAGGAAGTAGAAACATTTGACGTGTGGTGGCGATCGCTCGAAACTGTTTCTACGATCAGTTGCTTGCGTCATAAAGTCGAAACCATTCGCGAACAAGAGTTAGAAAAGGCTTTATCGCGTTTGGGTTCGGAATTTGCTGAAAAGCACCAAGAAGTGATCGAAGCTTTAACAAGAGGAATCGTGAATAAAATTTTGCACGATCCGATGGTACAGTTGCGATCGCAGCAGGATATTGAGGCGAGGCGGCGTTGTATGCAAACTCTTCAAGTCCTGTTTAATTTGGATGCTGAAGAACAGTTTGGTTAG
- the glpX gene encoding class II fructose-bisphosphatase, with amino-acid sequence MENTLGLEIIEVVEQAAIASSRWMGKGEKNTADQVAVEAMRERMNKIYMRGRIVIGEGERDEAPMLYIGEEVGICTRADAKDYCNPDELVEIDIAVDPCEGTNLVAYGQNGSMAVLAIAEKGGLFAAPDFYMRKLAAPAPARGHVDINKSATQNLKILSECLGRAVEELVVVVMDRPRHKELIQEIRQAGARVRLISDGDVSAAISCAFSGTNIHALMGIGAAPEGVISAAALRCLGGHFQGQLIYDPEVVKTGLIGESKEGNIARLKEMGINDPDRVYNAEELASGQTVLFAACGITPGTLMEGVRFFKGGARTQSLVISSQSRTARFVDTIHMFDEPKTLQLK; translated from the coding sequence GTGGAAAATACTCTAGGTTTAGAGATTATTGAAGTTGTAGAACAAGCAGCGATCGCATCTTCCCGTTGGATGGGTAAAGGCGAGAAAAACACTGCTGACCAAGTGGCTGTAGAAGCCATGCGGGAGAGAATGAATAAAATTTACATGCGGGGTCGGATTGTCATCGGTGAAGGCGAACGGGATGAAGCCCCCATGTTATACATTGGCGAAGAAGTCGGGATCTGTACCCGTGCCGATGCCAAAGATTACTGTAACCCAGATGAATTAGTTGAAATTGACATCGCCGTTGACCCTTGCGAAGGCACGAACTTAGTTGCCTACGGACAAAACGGTTCAATGGCTGTACTCGCGATTGCCGAAAAAGGTGGTTTGTTTGCTGCTCCTGACTTTTACATGAGAAAACTCGCAGCACCAGCCCCAGCACGCGGTCATGTAGATATTAATAAATCGGCTACCCAGAACCTCAAAATCCTCTCAGAATGCCTCGGACGCGCCGTAGAGGAGCTAGTTGTGGTCGTGATGGATCGCCCTCGCCACAAAGAACTCATTCAAGAAATTCGCCAAGCAGGAGCAAGAGTACGCTTAATTAGCGATGGTGATGTCTCCGCCGCGATCTCCTGCGCTTTCTCAGGAACGAACATTCATGCCTTGATGGGCATTGGCGCAGCTCCAGAAGGCGTAATTTCCGCTGCGGCGTTGCGCTGTTTGGGCGGGCATTTTCAAGGACAATTGATCTACGATCCAGAAGTAGTCAAAACTGGTTTGATTGGCGAGAGTAAAGAGGGAAATATCGCCCGTTTGAAAGAAATGGGAATTAATGACCCAGACCGAGTTTACAATGCTGAAGAGTTAGCTTCGGGTCAAACTGTCCTGTTCGCTGCTTGTGGTATTACCCCAGGTACGCTGATGGAAGGTGTCCGCTTCTTCAAAGGTGGAGCTAGAACCCAAAGTTTAGTTATCTCCAGCCAATCCCGCACGGCGCGGTTTGTAGACACGATCCATATGTTTGACGAACCAAAGACACTGCAACTGAAGTAG
- a CDS encoding pentapeptide repeat-containing protein — protein MANWEHLALLQQGAVTWLEWRKQNVQIVPDLSAANLCGANFRGANFRGANLKRANLDRAKLIAANLCGANLSAASLCEAELIDANLQKAELVDAQLISARLMGADLAYANLIGADLRGVDLKAADLSHANLTAAEFIGATLSEADLSVAKLSRASLVYTNLTGANFNHANLSSTNLYEAEAIATCFYRANLCQANLSEAHFGGAYLFGADLSAAELYMTDLRWTNLSKANFTDANLIKTDLRGANLSRAIFIGANLSGANLDGANLSKAIFQGAIMPDGKVRH, from the coding sequence ATGGCAAATTGGGAGCATCTGGCGCTACTGCAACAGGGTGCGGTTACTTGGTTGGAGTGGCGCAAGCAAAACGTGCAGATTGTACCTGACTTGAGCGCAGCTAATTTGTGTGGAGCTAATTTTAGGGGGGCTAATTTTAGGGGGGCTAATCTAAAAAGAGCCAATCTCGATCGCGCTAAACTGATTGCAGCTAATTTGTGTGGGGCTAATCTCAGTGCAGCTAGTTTGTGCGAAGCTGAATTGATTGACGCTAATTTGCAAAAAGCAGAATTAGTTGATGCTCAGTTAATTTCAGCTCGGTTAATGGGTGCAGATTTAGCTTATGCCAACCTGATCGGGGCAGACTTGCGGGGTGTCGATTTAAAAGCCGCAGATCTCAGCCATGCTAATTTGACGGCGGCTGAATTTATTGGAGCTACTCTTAGCGAAGCAGATTTGAGTGTAGCGAAGTTGAGTCGAGCTAGTCTTGTCTATACTAATTTGACTGGAGCTAATTTCAATCATGCTAATTTGAGTAGTACGAATTTATATGAGGCTGAGGCGATCGCCACTTGTTTTTATCGTGCTAATTTATGTCAAGCTAATTTGAGTGAAGCTCATTTTGGTGGTGCGTATTTGTTTGGAGCCGATTTGAGTGCAGCGGAGCTTTACATGACTGATTTGAGATGGACGAATTTAAGTAAGGCGAATTTTACAGATGCTAATTTAATTAAAACAGATTTGAGGGGTGCTAATCTCAGCAGAGCTATTTTTATAGGTGCTAATTTAAGTGGAGCTAACTTGGATGGAGCTAATTTGAGTAAGGCGATTTTTCAGGGGGCAATTATGCCCGATGGGAAGGTTCGTCATTAG
- the grxC gene encoding glutaredoxin 3, with translation MLDFLNPILNRHPERVKANVEIYTWQTCPYCIRAKLLLWWKGVNYTEYKIDGDDVARNKMAERAHGRRTVPQIFINNEHIGGCDDIYKLDSAGKLDPLLAQPA, from the coding sequence ATGTTGGATTTCCTCAATCCGATTCTCAACCGTCATCCAGAGCGAGTCAAAGCCAACGTCGAGATTTACACCTGGCAGACTTGCCCCTACTGCATTCGCGCCAAATTATTGCTGTGGTGGAAGGGTGTCAACTACACGGAATACAAGATTGATGGTGATGATGTAGCTAGAAATAAAATGGCAGAACGCGCCCACGGACGGCGCACCGTTCCGCAAATCTTCATCAATAACGAGCATATCGGCGGCTGCGACGATATTTACAAACTGGATAGCGCAGGCAAATTAGATCCTCTTCTCGCTCAGCCAGCATAA